A DNA window from Loxodonta africana isolate mLoxAfr1 chromosome 7, mLoxAfr1.hap2, whole genome shotgun sequence contains the following coding sequences:
- the LOC100655592 gene encoding LOW QUALITY PROTEIN: olfactory receptor 51M1-like (The sequence of the model RefSeq protein was modified relative to this genomic sequence to represent the inferred CDS: substituted 2 bases at 2 genomic stop codons): MSDQYPFSSQFMFQTNITWFSPMFYLTGFPGLEVMEHWIFIPFVFMFLVATSGNCFTLIIIKTNPHLHTPMYYLLSLLALSDVGLSVSTFPTTMGIFWFNCHGIYFEACQIQMFCIHSFSFPESSVLLIMSFDHFVAICRTLRYSVIITDQRVVRVGLVIVLQGPLAHVHIFLLLKTFPYCGPQVLSHSYCLRQEVIHLTCTDTTFNNLYGLTVVVXTVMLDLMLTVLSYGLILKTVAGLASQEERLXAFQTCTSHLCAVLVFFVPVVGLSLVHHFGKHAPLAVHLLMANIYLFVPPMLNPIIYSIKTKEICCAIIEYLDLRKDNAEFWG, from the coding sequence ATGTCAGACCAATATCCTTTCAGTTCTCAGTTCATGTTCCAGACCAACATCACTTGGTTCAGCCCCATGTTCTATCTCACTGGCTTTCCTGGATTGGAAGTCATGGAACACTGGATTTTCATTCCATTTGTTTTTATGTTCCTGGTGGCCACCTCAGGCAATTGTTTCACCCTGATAATCATTAAGACCAACCCTCAtctacacacacccatgtactaTTTGCTGTCATTGCTGGCCCTCTCTGACGTGGGACTGTCAGTGTCCACCTTCCCCACAACTATGGGGATCTTTTGGTTCAACTGCCATGGGATCTACTTTGAAGCTTGTCAAATCCAGATGTTCTGTATCCACTCTTTTTCCTTTCCGGAATCTTCAGTGCTCCTCATCATGTCCTTTGACCACTTTGTGGCCATCTGCCGCACCCTAAGATACTCAGTCATAATCACTGACCAGCGAGTGGTCAGAGTAGGTCTGGTCATCGTCCTCCAGGGCCCCCTGGCCCATGTCCACATTTTCCTCCTCTTGAAGACTTTTCCTTACTGTGGTCCTCAAGTCCTCTCCCACTCATATTGCCTTCGCCAGGAAGTAATACATCTGACCTGCACAGACACTACCTTTAACAACCTATATGGACTGACAGTGGTGGTGTAAACTGTAATGCTGGACCTGATGCTCACTGTGCTGTCTTATGGGCTCATCCTGAAAACAGTGGCAGGACTGGCCTCCCAAGAGGAGCGGCTTTGAGCTTTCCAAACATGTACCTCACACCTCTGTGCTGTGCTGGTATTCTTTGTGCCCGTGGTGGGGCTGTCCCTGGTGCACCACTTTGGAAAGCATGCTCCACTTGCTGTCCACCTCCTCATGGCCAACATCTACCTCTTTGTGCCTCCCATGCTTAACCCAATCATATACAGTATCAAGACCAAAGAGATCTGCTGTGCCATAATCGAGTACCTAGACCTTAGAAAGGACAATGCTGAGTTCTGGGGCTAA